Proteins encoded within one genomic window of Dyadobacter chenhuakuii:
- the rfaD gene encoding ADP-glyceromanno-heptose 6-epimerase, with translation MIIVTGAAGFIGSGLISRLNKDGFKSIIAVDDFSKIEKAENLAGKTIQEKVERTSLFDWLDQNNRDVEFIFHIGARTDTTEFDRDIFEELNVSYSKQIWEKCVACQIPLVYASSAATYGLGEHGYDDNESTLSQLKPLNPYGDSKNEFDIWALQQEKKPFFWAGLKFFNVYGPNEYHKGRMASVVMHAFNQINKTEKMKLFRSHNPDFQDGEQMRDFIYVKDLIDVCIFFMHHRKNSGIYNLGSGRARTFKDLVTSTFNAMDRPVDISYIDTPEDIRDKYQYFTQANMSKLRSIGFTRPFTSLEEGIDDYVKNYLSTGAYL, from the coding sequence ATGATTATCGTAACAGGTGCAGCCGGATTCATTGGCAGCGGGCTTATCAGCCGACTAAATAAGGACGGTTTCAAAAGCATTATCGCAGTCGATGATTTTTCTAAAATCGAGAAAGCAGAAAATCTTGCAGGAAAAACAATTCAGGAAAAAGTGGAAAGAACTTCGCTTTTCGACTGGCTTGATCAAAACAACCGGGATGTTGAATTCATCTTTCACATCGGCGCACGGACTGATACGACAGAATTTGACAGGGATATTTTTGAGGAACTGAATGTGAGTTATTCCAAGCAGATCTGGGAGAAATGCGTTGCTTGCCAGATTCCGCTTGTATATGCTTCGTCAGCAGCCACTTACGGACTTGGCGAGCACGGTTACGATGATAACGAATCAACATTATCACAGCTTAAACCGCTGAATCCATATGGCGACTCTAAGAATGAGTTTGATATCTGGGCATTACAGCAAGAGAAAAAACCGTTTTTCTGGGCAGGATTGAAGTTTTTCAATGTATACGGCCCGAATGAATATCACAAAGGAAGGATGGCTTCCGTAGTTATGCATGCCTTTAATCAGATCAATAAAACGGAGAAAATGAAGCTTTTCCGCTCGCATAACCCCGATTTCCAGGACGGCGAGCAAATGCGTGATTTTATTTATGTAAAAGACCTGATCGACGTTTGCATTTTCTTCATGCATCACCGCAAAAACTCCGGAATCTATAACCTTGGAAGCGGCCGCGCCCGGACATTCAAAGACCTGGTAACAAGCACATTCAATGCAATGGACAGGCCGGTTGACATTTCGTATATAGACACTCCGGAAGATATCAGGGATAAATATCAGTATTTCACGCAGGCCAATATGAGCAAACTTCGCTCCATCGGTTTCACACGTCCTTTTACCTCATTGGAAGAAGGAATTGATGACTATGTGAAGAACTATCTTTCGACGGGAGCTTACCTATAA
- a CDS encoding amidase, whose amino-acid sequence MKRRNFVRLTSAAGITLAAFPLFKCNSETSNREPQDEDSFQLSEMTVAQMQDGMKKGTLTSRSITKSYLDQIALLDRNGPKINAVIEVNPDAIAIADAMDAERKKGNVRGPMHGIPVLIKDNIDTKDKMQTTAGSIALAGNIASLDAFVVQKMREAGAVILGKTNMSEWANFRSTRSTSGWSSRGGQTKNPYILDRSPCGSSSGSGAAVAANLCAVAVGTETNGSIACPAAMNGVVGIKPTVGLVSQTGIIPISATQDTAGPLGRTVADAAMLLGAMVGANPSEPADTRVDYAHFKDFSSSLDANGLKGKRIGIEKGFLKQHEDVDALLKKALDQMKQKGAVIVEVDYMKAQSTDGAESILLQYEFKDGLNKYLYKSNAKIKSLEALIAFNKANAEKAMPYFQQELLEISQTRGDLESKQYQDARQKILNVRVELNRLFESEKLDALCGPATGPAWCNDLVNGDFWTGYGGYGPAAISGFPSVTVPMGAVDELPIGISFLGRAYGEADLIRMAYAYEQASKNRIAPKFLKTLGG is encoded by the coding sequence ATGAAACGAAGAAACTTTGTGCGCCTCACATCTGCGGCAGGAATTACCCTGGCTGCATTTCCTCTTTTTAAATGTAATTCCGAGACGAGCAATAGGGAGCCACAGGATGAGGATTCATTTCAATTATCAGAAATGACGGTGGCACAAATGCAGGATGGAATGAAAAAAGGAACATTAACATCCCGCTCCATCACAAAAAGTTACCTGGATCAAATCGCCTTACTGGACCGTAACGGCCCGAAAATCAATGCGGTGATCGAGGTGAATCCTGATGCGATAGCGATTGCAGACGCAATGGACGCGGAGAGGAAGAAAGGAAATGTGCGAGGCCCTATGCACGGAATCCCTGTTTTAATCAAAGACAACATTGATACAAAGGACAAAATGCAGACAACGGCGGGCTCCATCGCGCTAGCCGGTAACATTGCATCATTGGACGCATTTGTCGTGCAGAAAATGCGTGAGGCGGGCGCCGTGATCCTTGGAAAGACCAATATGAGCGAGTGGGCCAATTTTCGCTCTACACGTTCGACGAGCGGATGGAGCAGCCGCGGCGGTCAAACCAAAAATCCATACATCCTGGACCGTTCGCCCTGCGGGTCGAGTTCCGGATCGGGAGCGGCGGTGGCTGCTAACCTCTGCGCAGTAGCTGTGGGCACGGAAACCAATGGCTCCATCGCCTGCCCGGCAGCCATGAACGGCGTTGTAGGCATCAAACCGACTGTGGGGCTCGTGAGCCAGACGGGCATTATCCCGATATCAGCAACGCAGGACACCGCCGGACCACTCGGCCGGACTGTTGCCGATGCGGCTATGCTGCTCGGAGCAATGGTCGGTGCCAATCCGTCCGAGCCGGCAGATACCCGCGTGGATTATGCGCATTTTAAAGATTTCTCCTCATCGCTTGATGCCAATGGCTTGAAAGGCAAGCGCATTGGAATCGAAAAGGGATTTTTGAAACAGCACGAAGATGTAGATGCCCTTTTGAAAAAAGCGTTGGACCAGATGAAACAGAAAGGCGCTGTGATTGTGGAGGTCGATTATATGAAGGCCCAAAGTACGGATGGGGCTGAATCCATATTGTTGCAATACGAGTTCAAGGATGGACTCAATAAATATCTTTATAAATCCAATGCGAAGATAAAGTCGCTCGAAGCGCTCATTGCATTCAACAAAGCAAATGCAGAGAAAGCAATGCCCTATTTTCAGCAGGAATTGCTTGAAATTTCCCAAACGAGAGGTGATCTGGAATCAAAACAATATCAGGATGCCCGCCAGAAAATATTGAATGTAAGAGTGGAATTAAACCGGCTTTTCGAATCCGAAAAACTGGATGCCTTATGTGGCCCGGCGACTGGCCCGGCCTGGTGTAATGACCTGGTAAATGGTGATTTCTGGACGGGATATGGCGGCTATGGACCGGCTGCTATATCGGGATTTCCTTCTGTGACCGTTCCTATGGGTGCAGTGGACGAGCTTCCGATCGGGATCTCGTTTCTGGGAAGAGCTTATGGAGAAGCGGACCTGATCCGCATGGCCTATGCGTACGAGCAGGCCTCTAAAAACAGAATTGCTCCCAAGTTTTTGAAAACACTCGGGGGCTGA
- a CDS encoding FAD:protein FMN transferase — translation MAVKFSDNKYKWAIALALSTIASFCNAQESRYSFEKGMMGSPFKLVFYAKNDSIANVAAQAAFKRIEKLNELLSDYRDGSEINLLSAQSGSGKWVQVSDELFNILAISQDISQKTDGAFDATLGPVVQMWRHATRKGIFPADSAIRDAMSRTGYKKLKLDAKRKKVLLTQKGMRLDIGGLGKGFAAEEAVKVLRSFDIKSIMMDAGGKIVLTNPPPGTKGWNITISNGSDSLKTMPLSHVALATSGPTYRYMEYNGIRYSHIVDPKTGIGLLFHVRTTVISPDGTVADALATAFSVAGIEKSKQMITQFPESRVWLVEKQEEQVAEWNTLE, via the coding sequence ATGGCAGTAAAGTTTTCAGATAACAAATACAAATGGGCGATCGCTTTGGCATTGAGTACAATAGCCAGCTTTTGTAATGCCCAGGAAAGCCGGTATAGTTTCGAAAAAGGCATGATGGGATCTCCTTTCAAGCTAGTTTTTTATGCAAAAAACGACTCCATAGCCAATGTCGCAGCACAGGCAGCATTCAAACGCATTGAAAAACTGAATGAACTATTAAGCGATTATCGCGACGGAAGCGAAATAAACCTGCTCTCAGCGCAGTCAGGCAGCGGTAAATGGGTCCAGGTGAGCGACGAACTCTTCAACATTCTCGCCATCAGCCAGGATATCAGCCAAAAAACAGACGGTGCTTTCGACGCGACATTGGGGCCAGTGGTTCAAATGTGGCGCCATGCAACTCGGAAAGGAATTTTCCCCGCCGATTCTGCTATCCGGGACGCCATGTCCAGAACGGGTTATAAGAAATTAAAACTTGATGCAAAGCGCAAAAAAGTGCTTTTAACACAAAAAGGCATGCGGCTGGACATTGGCGGGTTAGGCAAAGGGTTTGCAGCCGAGGAAGCGGTGAAAGTACTGAGAAGCTTTGATATCAAGTCCATTATGATGGATGCGGGGGGTAAAATAGTCCTCACCAATCCGCCGCCGGGAACAAAAGGATGGAACATTACCATTTCAAATGGCAGTGATTCCCTCAAAACAATGCCTTTGTCACACGTCGCGCTCGCCACATCCGGCCCGACATATCGCTATATGGAATACAACGGAATCAGGTATTCGCACATTGTGGATCCAAAAACGGGCATAGGGCTGCTGTTTCACGTGCGTACCACGGTAATTTCACCGGACGGAACGGTGGCGGATGCACTCGCAACGGCGTTCAGTGTTGCGGGAATAGAAAAAAGCAAACAAATGATAACGCAGTTTCCGGAAAGCAGGGTTTGGCTGGTGGAGAAGCAGGAGGAGCAAGTGGCGGAATGGAACACCTTGGAATAA
- the sufB gene encoding Fe-S cluster assembly protein SufB: protein MSKEDELLEEITSSEYKYGFVTDIEADEAPMGLNDDIVRFISAKKNEPEWMLAWRLKAYHLWLTMAEPKWPNVHYPKIDFQAIKYYSAPKKKKQVDSLDDIDPELRDTFERLGISLNEQKRLSGVSIAVDAVMDSESVFTTFKESLKEKGIIFCSISEAIREHPALVQKYLGSVVPPKDNYYAALNSAVFSDGSFVYIPKGVRCPMELSTYFRINAAGTGQFERTLIIGDADSHVSYLEGCTAPMRDENQLHAAVVEIFAHENANVKYSTVQNWYPGDKDGKGGIYNFVTKRGLCDGAGSKISWTQVETGSAITWKYPSVILKGDNSIGEFYSVAVTNNMQQADTGTKMIHIGKNTKSRIVSKGISAGKSQNSYRGLVQVFKKAEKARNFSQCDSLLLGDKCGAHTFPYIEVSNPSATVEHEATTSKIGEDILFYCNQRGIPTEQAVALIVNGYAKEVLNQLPMEFAVEAQKLLEISLEGSVG from the coding sequence ATGAGCAAAGAAGATGAATTGTTGGAGGAAATCACCAGTTCGGAATACAAATATGGTTTTGTAACTGATATTGAAGCAGATGAAGCTCCTATGGGGCTGAATGATGATATTGTCAGGTTTATCTCAGCCAAAAAAAATGAACCGGAGTGGATGCTTGCGTGGCGTTTGAAAGCTTATCATTTGTGGCTTACTATGGCTGAACCCAAGTGGCCTAACGTACATTATCCAAAAATCGATTTTCAGGCAATCAAATATTATTCGGCGCCTAAAAAGAAAAAGCAGGTTGACAGTCTGGATGACATTGATCCGGAATTGCGTGACACTTTTGAGCGTCTGGGAATTTCCCTTAACGAGCAAAAGAGACTTTCAGGCGTTTCCATCGCGGTTGATGCTGTTATGGACTCTGAATCGGTTTTTACAACATTTAAAGAATCGCTGAAAGAAAAGGGTATTATATTCTGTTCCATCAGCGAGGCTATTCGTGAACATCCTGCACTGGTTCAGAAATATCTGGGATCGGTTGTTCCACCGAAAGACAACTATTATGCAGCATTGAATTCTGCTGTATTCTCTGATGGTTCTTTTGTCTACATTCCAAAAGGCGTTCGTTGCCCGATGGAGCTTTCCACTTATTTCCGTATCAATGCTGCGGGAACAGGACAATTTGAGCGTACGCTGATTATTGGCGATGCTGATAGCCACGTAAGTTATCTGGAAGGCTGTACAGCGCCGATGCGTGATGAAAACCAGCTGCACGCGGCTGTTGTGGAAATCTTCGCACATGAGAATGCGAATGTTAAATATTCAACTGTTCAGAACTGGTATCCGGGCGATAAAGACGGAAAAGGCGGGATTTACAACTTTGTAACCAAACGCGGTCTTTGTGACGGTGCTGGCTCAAAAATCTCATGGACGCAGGTTGAAACCGGTTCGGCGATCACGTGGAAATATCCTTCGGTGATCCTGAAAGGCGATAATTCAATTGGTGAATTTTACTCTGTTGCGGTTACTAATAACATGCAGCAAGCTGATACGGGGACGAAAATGATCCATATCGGTAAGAATACGAAGAGCCGTATCGTTTCAAAAGGTATTTCAGCCGGTAAGAGCCAGAATTCGTACAGAGGACTCGTGCAGGTTTTCAAGAAAGCCGAAAAAGCGCGAAACTTTTCGCAATGCGATTCCCTGTTATTGGGTGACAAATGCGGGGCGCATACATTCCCATACATTGAAGTAAGCAACCCTTCCGCAACTGTGGAACACGAAGCAACCACTTCGAAGATTGGTGAAGACATTCTTTTTTACTGTAATCAACGCGGAATTCCTACCGAGCAGGCGGTTGCATTGATTGTTAATGGTTACGCAAAAGAAGTGCTGAACCAGCTTCCGATGGAGTTTGCAGTGGAAGCACAGAAATTACTGGAAATCAGTTTGGAAGGCAGCGTAGGTTGA
- a CDS encoding 6-pyruvoyl trahydropterin synthase family protein produces the protein MIYVTRKEHFNAAHRLFNPAWSEEKNQEVFGPCANNNWHGHNFELIVTVKGKPDPDTGFVIDLKVLGDIVKEKVVDKVDHKNLNLDVDFMQGKMASCEIFVTEIWNILAPAIAAASPQSKLHYIKLVETPKNFVEYYGE, from the coding sequence ATGATTTACGTAACAAGAAAAGAGCATTTTAACGCAGCCCACCGTCTTTTCAATCCGGCATGGTCTGAGGAAAAAAACCAGGAAGTGTTTGGGCCATGTGCTAACAACAACTGGCACGGACACAATTTTGAGCTGATTGTTACTGTAAAAGGAAAGCCGGATCCGGACACGGGATTCGTGATCGATTTAAAGGTGCTGGGTGACATTGTGAAAGAGAAAGTGGTGGACAAAGTGGACCATAAAAATCTCAATTTGGATGTTGATTTTATGCAGGGCAAAATGGCTTCCTGTGAAATTTTTGTAACCGAAATATGGAATATCCTTGCGCCTGCCATCGCTGCCGCATCCCCGCAGTCCAAGCTGCATTACATTAAGCTGGTTGAAACGCCAAAGAATTTCGTAGAGTATTACGGCGAATAA
- the lpxB gene encoding lipid-A-disaccharide synthase, whose translation MKYYLIAGERSGDLHGSNLIGGIRENDPDAQFRGWGGDMMAASGMELVTHYKDTAFMGFLEVALNLHKISGFLKKCKADILAYKPDALILIDYPGFNLRIASFAKSKGLKVFYYISPKVWAWNQKRALKIKQNVDHMFVIFPFEIDFYKKFDYKVDYVGNPLMDAIAAFKPDPDFKQKNNLEADKPVIALLPGSRQQEIIGMLDIMLTVQPHFPDYQFVIAGVSNLPQTLYEKYIAAHNAIIVYESTYDLLNIADAALVTSGTATLETALFSVPEVVCYKTSTFSYAIAKRLIRVPFISLVNLILDKEAVRELIQDELNENQLVSELKKILPGGVKYQQQMQDYKTLQTMVGGPGASGRAGGFIVGYLK comes from the coding sequence ATGAAATATTACCTCATTGCCGGAGAGCGTTCGGGAGATTTGCATGGTTCCAACCTCATTGGTGGAATCCGTGAGAATGATCCTGATGCGCAGTTCCGTGGCTGGGGAGGGGATATGATGGCGGCCTCGGGCATGGAACTGGTTACACATTATAAGGACACTGCTTTCATGGGTTTCCTGGAAGTTGCGCTCAACCTTCACAAAATTTCTGGTTTTCTTAAAAAATGTAAAGCCGATATCCTTGCATACAAGCCGGATGCATTGATCCTGATCGACTACCCGGGCTTCAATCTGCGCATTGCGTCATTTGCGAAGTCAAAAGGCTTGAAGGTTTTCTATTACATTTCTCCCAAAGTGTGGGCCTGGAATCAGAAGCGGGCATTAAAGATCAAACAGAATGTAGATCATATGTTCGTGATCTTTCCCTTTGAAATTGATTTTTACAAAAAATTCGATTACAAAGTAGATTACGTCGGCAATCCGCTGATGGACGCAATCGCAGCATTCAAGCCCGATCCTGACTTTAAGCAAAAGAACAATCTGGAAGCCGATAAGCCTGTCATAGCATTACTGCCGGGCAGCAGGCAGCAGGAAATCATCGGCATGCTGGACATTATGCTGACTGTTCAGCCCCATTTCCCCGATTATCAATTCGTCATTGCTGGCGTAAGCAATTTGCCCCAAACATTGTATGAAAAATACATTGCAGCTCACAACGCCATCATTGTGTACGAATCCACCTATGATTTGCTGAACATTGCGGATGCTGCATTGGTAACTTCCGGCACAGCAACTCTGGAAACCGCCTTATTCAGTGTTCCCGAAGTGGTTTGTTACAAAACGAGCACATTCTCCTATGCCATCGCCAAGCGCCTCATCCGCGTGCCTTTCATCTCGTTGGTTAATCTTATTTTAGACAAAGAAGCGGTTAGAGAGCTGATCCAGGATGAATTAAACGAGAATCAGCTGGTCAGCGAATTAAAGAAGATCCTACCCGGCGGAGTTAAGTATCAACAGCAAATGCAGGACTACAAAACGCTGCAAACCATGGTAGGAGGGCCTGGGGCGTCTGGCAGAGCGGGTGGATTTATAGTTGGATATTTGAAATAA
- a CDS encoding GNAT family N-acetyltransferase, translating to MDEKEYPLKKEGLLSQAETNSSIQIIDYNPTHAKAFYDLNYAWISEAYEVEPEDEKVLDDPESYYLKDGGAILIALYQNEVVGTCALKQGEPGTLEMSKMTVSKEMRGKKIGDLLGKAIIEKARDLGAQKIILYSNKKGSAAGINLYRKLGFVEVPLTGHNFKRADIKMELAL from the coding sequence ATGGACGAAAAAGAGTATCCATTAAAAAAAGAGGGCCTTTTGAGCCAGGCGGAAACGAACTCATCCATTCAAATCATAGATTACAATCCCACCCATGCAAAGGCATTTTACGATTTGAATTATGCATGGATATCAGAAGCTTATGAAGTGGAGCCGGAGGATGAAAAAGTCCTTGACGATCCCGAGAGCTATTACCTGAAAGACGGTGGTGCCATACTAATAGCGCTTTACCAAAACGAAGTTGTAGGGACATGCGCATTGAAACAAGGCGAGCCGGGCACGTTGGAAATGAGTAAAATGACTGTTTCGAAAGAAATGCGAGGCAAAAAAATCGGAGATCTGCTGGGTAAGGCGATCATTGAAAAAGCGCGCGATTTAGGAGCGCAAAAAATCATTCTTTATTCCAACAAAAAAGGCTCAGCAGCCGGCATCAATCTTTATAGGAAGCTGGGTTTTGTTGAAGTGCCGCTAACCGGTCACAACTTCAAGCGCGCAGATATCAAAATGGAATTGGCATTGTAG
- a CDS encoding asparagine synthetase B: protein MLKRFIILILVLVSQNTFANQILIPMDHTQTNHLKAYGLAYMLLNGEIDVDWLLNYRGGAFKVAYSKSIENECKLRAVSYEVLSESASAQIVSQISDPNVNMDLIKLHKAAKIAVYSPIKISPSEFENTDAVLLVLKYAEIPFEVIYDEEILKGDLPKYDWLHLHHEDFTGQFGKSLRRTTPADVKAQEAIASRFGFAKVPQMKLAVAKAIKEFCAGGGFLFAMCSGAETFDIALAAEGIDIVDNMDGDGVDPDAQSKLDFEKTFAFQNFKLALDEYEGMTFSDINSSAGGFRSWGEEGAYFSLFDFSAKWDVIPAMLVQNHEHLIREFMGQTFAFSKKTVKPSVLVMGTAASSDRYIYGELGRGQWTFYGGHDPEGRGGGGRRMPTDLNLYPNSPGYRLILNNVLFPSARKKKRKT from the coding sequence ATGCTGAAGAGGTTTATAATACTCATTTTGGTGCTCGTCTCGCAAAACACCTTTGCGAATCAGATCCTGATCCCGATGGATCACACGCAGACAAATCACTTGAAGGCTTATGGCCTCGCGTACATGTTGCTGAACGGGGAAATTGACGTTGACTGGCTGCTTAACTACCGGGGCGGGGCTTTCAAAGTGGCTTACAGTAAGTCCATTGAGAATGAATGCAAGCTCCGCGCTGTTTCCTATGAAGTGCTATCCGAATCCGCCAGCGCGCAGATTGTGAGCCAGATCAGTGATCCGAACGTGAATATGGATCTGATCAAGCTGCATAAGGCCGCTAAAATCGCCGTTTATTCTCCTATCAAAATCAGCCCGTCCGAGTTCGAGAATACGGATGCTGTTTTACTGGTTTTGAAATATGCCGAGATTCCTTTTGAAGTCATTTACGATGAAGAAATCCTGAAAGGCGACCTGCCGAAATACGACTGGCTGCATTTGCATCACGAAGATTTCACAGGGCAATTTGGCAAAAGTCTGCGACGGACCACGCCCGCAGATGTGAAAGCGCAGGAAGCCATTGCGAGCCGGTTTGGTTTTGCCAAAGTGCCGCAAATGAAGCTGGCCGTTGCAAAAGCAATAAAGGAATTCTGTGCAGGCGGCGGGTTCCTGTTTGCCATGTGCTCCGGCGCAGAGACTTTCGACATTGCATTAGCAGCCGAGGGCATTGATATTGTCGACAATATGGATGGCGACGGCGTGGATCCTGACGCACAGTCCAAACTCGATTTTGAAAAAACATTCGCATTCCAGAATTTCAAACTCGCGCTGGATGAATATGAAGGGATGACATTTTCCGACATTAATTCTTCCGCGGGAGGTTTTCGCAGCTGGGGCGAAGAAGGGGCCTATTTTTCGTTATTTGATTTTTCTGCCAAATGGGATGTAATACCGGCCATGCTTGTTCAGAATCATGAACATCTGATCAGGGAATTTATGGGTCAGACTTTCGCATTCTCAAAAAAAACCGTCAAACCAAGCGTACTCGTGATGGGAACAGCAGCTTCTTCGGATCGCTACATCTATGGCGAACTCGGCCGTGGACAATGGACATTCTATGGTGGTCACGATCCCGAAGGACGCGGCGGAGGCGGTCGCAGAATGCCCACGGACCTGAATCTTTATCCCAATTCGCCGGGTTACCGATTGATATTGAACAATGTTTTGTTCCCTTCGGCACGGAAGAAGAAGCGCAAAACGTGA